A single region of the Dehalococcoidia bacterium genome encodes:
- a CDS encoding P-II family nitrogen regulator — translation MKEVIAIIRPERWPATREALEALDVEGLTHHRVVGRGRQRGLRYLRRASDAGEGDMPYLPKRLLRCVVEDSCLTAAINAIVKANQTGNIGDGKIFVRTVTAAEDPTPSDTASLPASPAPVS, via the coding sequence ATGAAAGAAGTCATCGCCATCATCCGCCCGGAGCGGTGGCCGGCAACTCGGGAAGCGCTCGAAGCGCTCGACGTCGAGGGGCTCACGCACCATCGCGTCGTCGGCCGCGGCCGCCAGCGCGGGCTGCGCTACCTGCGCCGCGCCTCCGACGCCGGCGAAGGCGACATGCCGTACCTGCCGAAGCGACTGCTCCGCTGCGTTGTCGAAGACTCATGCCTCACGGCGGCCATCAACGCCATCGTCAAGGCGAATCAGACCGGAAACATCGGCGACGGCAAGATCTTCGTCCGCACGGTGACTGCCGCTGAGGACCCAACACCATCGGATACGGCTTCGCTGCCCGCGAGTCCTGCCCCGGTCTCCTGA
- a CDS encoding molybdopterin-dependent oxidoreductase, producing the protein MARREGINYPRFKDQFAVMDFEAEPMPVLSLYPMPDVVPLERWELTLTGVGGERATLCWADLARLPRVAEKTPLVCQIFNWTEEPTVEGVRLAQVIEAAGLDSSDNAHWAFYSADGMYFEALPRSMALDPRVLLVFGLDGQPLPHQHGGPLRLWVPFLQGYKSVKWLQTVRAYRRDPLGIKRLLGQSRTAILGSEGQDRAGVVVARPAVGESPADI; encoded by the coding sequence ATGGCCAGACGCGAAGGCATCAACTATCCCCGGTTCAAGGACCAGTTTGCGGTCATGGACTTCGAAGCTGAGCCTATGCCCGTGCTCTCGCTCTATCCGATGCCGGATGTCGTCCCTCTGGAGCGCTGGGAGCTTACCCTGACAGGCGTCGGCGGTGAGCGGGCCACCCTCTGCTGGGCTGACCTCGCGCGCCTGCCGCGCGTCGCCGAGAAGACGCCGCTGGTCTGCCAGATCTTCAACTGGACCGAGGAGCCAACAGTCGAGGGCGTCCGTCTGGCCCAGGTCATCGAAGCCGCCGGCCTCGATTCAAGCGATAACGCCCACTGGGCCTTCTACTCCGCCGACGGTATGTACTTTGAGGCGCTGCCTCGGTCCATGGCGCTCGACCCTCGAGTGCTCCTGGTGTTCGGCCTCGACGGTCAGCCCCTGCCCCACCAGCATGGCGGGCCCTTGAGGCTCTGGGTGCCGTTCTTGCAGGGCTACAAGAGCGTCAAGTGGTTGCAGACCGTCCGCGCTTACCGGCGCGACCCCCTTGGCATCAAACGGCTGCTCGGTCAGAGCCGCACCGCGATCCTCGGCAGCGAAGGCCAGGACAGGGCCGGCGTGGTCGTCGCCCGGCCCGCGGTGGGCGAGAGCCCGGCAGACATCTAG